Proteins from a single region of Antechinus flavipes isolate AdamAnt ecotype Samford, QLD, Australia chromosome 2, AdamAnt_v2, whole genome shotgun sequence:
- the LOC127546897 gene encoding serine protease inhibitor Kazal-type 6-like encodes MKATGAFILLSLALFCFFSDVTSQGGGKEKRGWIPRLSGRVFGKGVLRNRLSHVDCGEFKDPKVYCTRESNPHCGSDGQTYGNKCSFCKAMVESGGKVTLKHQGKC; translated from the exons ATGAAAGCAACAGGTGcctttatccttctttctctagCCCTTTTCTGCTTCTTCTCAG atGTCACCAGTCAAGGAGGAGGAAAG gaaaaaagaggctGGATCCCAAGGTTATCGGGCCGAGTGTTTGGGAAAGGTGTCTTAAGGAATCGTCTCTCTCAC GTGGACTGTGGTGAATTTAAAGACCCCAAGGTATACTGCACCAGAGAATCTAACCCTCATTGTGGCTCCGATGGCCAGACTTACGGCAACAAGTGTTCCTTTTGTAAAGCTATGGT GGAAAGTGGTGGAAAGGTGACATTAAAACATCAAGGAAAATGCTGA